A genomic segment from Aspergillus chevalieri M1 DNA, chromosome 7, nearly complete sequence encodes:
- a CDS encoding arylsulfotransferase family protein (COG:S;~EggNog:ENOG410PHWY;~InterPro:IPR039535;~PFAM:PF05935,PF14269;~TransMembrane:2 (i21-45o552-572i)) — MSRWYRILPCLRRPQHRRAKGAWPNVFSKTWLLTLCTIVSLLYLFCHFVLPHLLKFRLRTDLSWYDLGLYGFGPTRSYASFEYESPVVEITQWGSGCDPRYTFLAPRGDSIPHPGPTILDAAGNLIWMKYNHDITQDFKLQRYQGEDYLTYWEGEEVAGGLGQGSWFMLDSTYTQRYEIHPIGDFDGGDLHEFTLTDDGTALITIYEPIPADLTAIGGPALGWLYDGLFQEIDIETKELLFEWRASNHFPVNVTYEALHTKGYEKDTAFDYYHINSVEKDIQGNYLISARHAHSVSYIDGSTGAVLWTLGGKANDFTDLSDGIATNFRWQHDARWRDNSTLTLFDNTAHSNEDPEASSRGMRIHLDFESRTAELQVAYHHPQVLKSTSQGNMQILKDTGNVFIGWGHSAAYTEFTPDGSAVCDVHFGASLYYTFGRVVSYRAFKDSWIGRPLTNPDAVVDDNVVYVSWNGATEIAAWQLEVWDGHDLDNMTFNAAVQVDKDGFETEIEIPEDLDSGILRVAALDAHGTVLGRSTSLQRSLGLDRFLNLQSCALGIAFLMAGSGLLLGLYRYCYCRLWRRRSSDYQLVDMSENEGDRSV; from the exons ATGTCCCGGTGGTATCGAATACTCCCTTGTCTCCGCCGTCCGCAACACCGGCGCGCCAAGGGTGCATGGCCAAATGTCTTCTCGAAAACCTGGTTGTTGACTCTGTGCACCATTGTCAGCCTGCTCTATCTATTCTGTCATTTTGTCCTTCCTCACCTGCTCAAATTCCGTCTACGAACCGACCTGAGCTGGTACGATCTTGGCCTGTATGGTTTCGGACCGACCCGATCGTATGCCTCGTTCGAGTATGAATCGCCTGTGGTAGAGATCACTCAATGGGGCTCGGGATGTGATCCGCGATATACCTTTCTCGCTCCGCGTGGTGATTCGATCCCCCATCCGGGGCCGACGATCCTCGATGCCGCCGGGAATCTCATCTGGATGAAGTACAACCACGACATTACACAAGATTTCAAACTTCAGCGGTATCAGGGCGAAGATTATCTGACCTattgggagggagaggaggttgCTGGGGGTCTAGGCCAGGGTTCATGGTTCATG CTGGATTCGACTTATACCCAACGCTACGAAATCCACCCCATTGGCGATTTTGACGGCGGCGATCTGCACGAGTTCACCCTGACCGACGATGGAACCGCGTTGATAACCATCTACGAACCTATCCCGGCCGATTTGACAGCCATCGGTGGCCCGGCCCTGGGCTGGCTGTACGACGGGCTTTTCCAGGAGATCGACATTGAAACGAAGGAATTACTCTTCGAGTGGCGCGCTTCGAACCATTTTCCTGTCAACGTGACATACGAGGCTCTCCACACCAAAGGCTATGAGAAGGATACAGCGTTTGATTATTACCACATCAACAGCGTCGAGAAAGATATACAAGGCAACTACCTCATATCGGCTCGACATGCCCATTCTGTGAGCTATATCGATGGAAGTACTGGCGCAGTGCTCTGGACGCTGGGTGGGAAAGCAAACGATTTTACAGACTTATCCGACGGAATCGCGACAAATTTTCGATGGCAACACGATGCGCGCTGGCGTGATAACAGCACCCTCACTCTCTTTGATAACACAGCGCATTCCAACGAAGATCCCGAGGCATCAAGTCGGGGGATGCGCATCCATCTCGATTTCGAATCCCGAACCGCCGAGCTGCAAGTTGCATACCACCATCCACAAGTCTTGAAGTCCACATCGCAGGGCAACATGCAAATCCTAAAAGATACCGGGAACGTGTTTATCGGCTGGGGCCACAGTGCCGCCTACACCGAATTTACACCGGACGGGAGCGCTGTATGCGACGTGCATTTTGGCGCATCGCTGTATTACACCTTTGGGCGCGTGGTTTCTTACCGTGCCTTTAAGGATTCGTGGATTGGCCGTCCACTCACCAATCCAGACGCCGTCGTAGATGACAACGTCGTCTACGTGAGCTGGAACGGTGCTACTGAGATAGCCGCCTGGCAGCTCGAGGTGTGGGATGGACACGATCTGGACAATATGACCTTCAACGCGGCTGTGCAAGTCGATAAGGATGGCTTTGAGACAGAGATAGAGATCCCCGAAGATCTGGACAGTGGCATACTTCGGGTAGCCGCATTGGATGCCCATGGTACGGTTCTGGGAAGGTCCACTTCGCTCCAGCGGTCGCTGGGACTGGATAGATTCCTCAACTTACAATCCTGTGCGCTGGGAATAGCCTTCCTAATGGCTGGAAGCGGGCTGCTGCTCGGGCTATATCGTTATTGTTATTGTCGCTTGTGGCGACGGCGGTCGAGTGACTATCAACTGGTAGATATGAGTGAGAATGAAGGAGATCGATCGGTTTAG